CTTGAATGAATCCATCCATTGAAACCCATTCACTCCTCATTTTCTCCCTTTTAATCTGACTTTTGCACATTTTTGGTGTTCTTCAGAAATAAATCATCCATCACTATCCTCCTTAGGATAATAGTTTGCACATCCCAGCCCAGTACAACACAATGAAAATCAATGTACACTATATGTTCTACTTGTGCTTTTTGTTCCAAAGAGGGTAATTTCACTTGATCCtacaaggataaattttcacGCCAGATTTCCTTCCTTTGTCCTTAGATAGGTTAGAGAGGGTTTCTTAGCTTTAACATGATACACATGAATAAATCACTTCATTTTGGAGATGCCTTTGAACTCAGTCAGGTTACATCCCAGAATGAGACTCTAGGGTGTGATTATTCAAGCATACAGACCTGGGTGTATTGTCCTTTGCATACAAAGCTCTATTCAAGTATCCTCATCAAGCATTATGAGGGGATTACTGGATTATGCTGACTTTTGAATACAAATAACCCTTTCATTAGTGTAGTagcggtacaccatgtatctttcttgggcatatgttggtcctgaaaaggaccacccaatctcgacgtttcgacaagtgtgttcttgtcgtcctcaggagaacacacttgtcgaaacgtcgagattgggtggtccttttcaggaccaacatatgcccaagaaagatacatggtgtaccgtgaaacctactacactattcttcttcgccatggaaaccttcagaaattataaccctttcattttcttaacACTAGCACAACCCTTTCATCTAATCATGGCAAGTTTCCTTAAAGCCATCTTCATGAATAGGACAGAGATTGTGTGATCAAATGATAGTGGACACCAATTTCAAAAACTCAAATAAATGAAAGTTGCACATCTGACCCTGAAATTTAGACAAATGATACACTGATGTATTATCTTTTAGAAAATAGCAAATATACCCCACTGATTTTCAACAACTTCTCTCCTTTTTTGGCCCTCTATACTAAACTCCAATTAGTATTAGTTATTTTGCGGTGAAAGGTAAAAAAGATTAATGTACTCTAAATATAGGATGCAGATCAGAGAAAAACTTAACACATCTAGTATGGTTTTGTTtcaatacatgtaatatgacaCACACTTTATCTTAACCTCATCCTGAACTATCCAAGCCTGGTATTTACAGAAGGTAATACAGCTGCAACATACAGAGCTGCATATCAGCACATAAGAAACATTCATTAATGTACCATTGCCTCACAACTTGATTACTTAGCTctacattaaaattgaaatacatatatttattaACCATGGTAGTGGCATGTGCAACCCCTTCTTGGTATACAACCCAAAATAGTGAATGTGCATAATTACAGACTACGTAAATACTACACTTGACTGTTCTCATCAACTGACGTATGCATACAGAGTACTACCACTCAATGACAGAAGAGACTTGACATTGCTTGAATTCAAACCTGGCAGAAAcacagagagaaaaagacaaaatTACAGATTACCAACTTAAAATGgtacaagatttaaaaaaaagtgtacacATACAGATTTCAATATAAGAGACAAATAAGTATAGCAATCATTTTGTCAGGGAAACTGATAGATGAAAATAATGGCACTCGTAAGCCTTCTGTTCacaaagttatttaaaaaatatatgattttcttatgttttctcagatttctttctttatgaatgtgaaattcatgaaaattccTTTGCTCCCCATCCATAAATGAAAGTGAAACAATGGCATAGAAGTATCTAAAGGAACAAGAAAATCAGCCATTACTCTGATCAATCAAAATGTTATTGCTATGATCAACTAGGAAGTTGGAAAGGTAACTGAATGTCCACACAATTATGTCTCATGGTTTACAGCTTCCAGAATGACCATCCAGTAATATTCCAGTTCATCATATAGCATAACTTGGAAAAAatcacaagggggggggggaggagggggatcAGGTACAAATGTGcagatcaataaaataaatcttgGATGTGATGGTGAAAACTTAAACTAAAATGTTGCAGCTAATGGAAAATTCTATAAAGAATGTGAATCACACCTCCTATTTGGGACACCTTCACTTACCATTACTTTTGTTCTTTGAACGGTACAGCTGAATCTTCTTCCCATGGAGTCCAAAGATGACCCCTACATGATGGGTCAGTTGATCAACGGTCAGCAGGTAGTCACCAGGAGGGTTTTCCAGGAGCACTGTACCCCGCCCGCATCTAGCCCCAAGGGAGGGCTTGGTGTCGCATAGCTCTACATTGACAAACTTGCAGTAAGGGGTAGGGCCATTGGTTGAAGCGGTAGCAGCAGTGGCAGCCCTGGAGGAAGCGCCCGATGCTTCCTGATGACCTTTGACAATGATGAGCTCAAGACTGGGGCCCTTCAGCTGGAAGATATAAGAAAATGGTGACGCGATGAATATGTTGGGTATTAAACAAGtgggtgaattttttttttgcagaggATCAAATGAAGCAACTATTTAAAGTATCAATAACTTACAAGACACTAAGAAAGAGTAGATGATTAAAGAAATTCTTAATATCTCATGAATTGCTGATGAATAAACATATTTAGACACATatttatgtaaaatattaatttttcaacATTTGCACAGGCATTGCCTGCCAGTGTAAGGATTAACTaggataatttatttttatttttttacattgggCATACCATGAGGGTCTATTGTGTCCAACAGCAATTGTTGTCTCCACCatgtcaataataataataataaataatagttGATCATGTATAACACATTTCACTGATGAAGTGATGTTGAAttaaattcatcaaagaatagtcaaattaaaatgaaattgttatTTCACCTGAAATGTTTCTCTGATGATTTCTTCTGTGCCAGTAGGTACTGGAGCTAGTGTTAGTGGTTGTTTGATGGTGTTGAAGATATATTCCTTATGAGCTGGGATGATCTTTGTCAATCTATCGCTGGCTGGTTCAACATTGTAGAAGATAGTGATCTCATCTGTAGGCACTAGGCTTGCCTACAATGCATGGAAAATTGAAGATTTAAATGTCAGTGTAGGGTAACTTATGAAAACCAGCTGAACATCCCTAAAATCACCAACATTAATAAGCAAACATGGGTATGTGTTACCTGATACTAAATGAAATAATCCCTTTGGCAGCTCATACAGGAAACTATACTGGGATGTAGCATACCTTGTAGCATACCTTGGAGAAAAGGACATCTTGTCTTGCCAATTTTGCTGAATACTGAGAATTCTCTCATTTTCTACCAGAATTGTTTGGCACAtattgtatattcatacatagacaaattgggtggtcattatatctGATTCCGTTCAAAGTAATTTTGTGGTTCTTACCACAGCGAtctaaaatgaaattatcatgcCACGCATTATGGTTTCATGATTTTAATCAAAACATCATGAGAATTCATTATTTAATTCAGAAGAGAAAAATGATAATGTTGCTTGAAAGACCACAACATTAGAAGTCTTGAAATGAATGACATAACTAACCTTTTTCCTGAGCTTCTGGATACGATTGATTACCTCTCTGGCCACACCCTCATCCACCATAGATTGGTCTGGTGTAACATCTAGAAGCACAAGGATCTAGAGAAATAGCAAAATGATACTTTTAAATATGACTTGAAACCATCACAAAGAGTGATTTGCATCATGAAGTTTCTTATAATGAAATTTATGAAGCTAACAccataaaatcatttttgtggATAGATTACAGTGTAATATATTTCAAGCTAAAACTTTTAATAGTTTATTGTTAGCTTTggctgtctttctctctcttgtcATTGTTTTTAAACAACTTTCATTCCACTATCTTGTTGATTTGGTTTTGGTATTTCTTTCACGCTAGTAcattattgatatttcatttcattcctaCTGCTGCTTCTTTCTTTGTAAAACATTTGTATCTACATGTGTTTAGAAAGGGCACTATGAAATGATTGTATCATAATCACTATCATCATGAAGAATTATTTCTCTCCTTTTGTggaagagggaggggggtggggggttacTAAATCTGTCATGAATTGACAAGGTCActattgatgatgacgattgaCTTATACCTTTCCATCTGAATGAGCCTGGTACTGAGAAGATCCCGCTGCAGATTCTGCCATGCTGTAACTCAACCTCAGGTCTTCCTTGCCTAGCATGTGACCATCAACCTCAATCTCACCCTTTGATATGAACCCTTGAAGCTGATCATCGGTAAGCTTTCTGATCATGTCAGAGACCTTCTTGAAGTCACCCTTGAGACGTTTGCCTAGGATCATGTGTTCTGGTTCTGCATGAAGGGAGACGTGGTACTTTCCCTTGTCTCGGGAGGTTGTGACCTTCCTCACATTCAGCTCCTGCAATCAAGATTCAAAATCGATAGtaaattaattatattgattgttCTGTTATGAAATTCACACTAGATTCATTGCTGTGAATGGAACTGCAAAAGCTGATACAATCTAATACTGTAAAGTCAATATTAGCATACTGATATATTCAGGAATGCAACATTGTTCTGCCTGTTCACGAGTTTGATTTGGGGAAATTCTGTGGTGACAGACTCACAAAAAttatgggaaaaaaaaaaatcaaatttgatatgaaatctatcacaaaacttTGGCAAGGCAAGGTTAAGGCCTCTTACCTCGATGACATACTTCTCCAGAGACCTGACATCATCCAGGCAATCCTGATCGGTGTTGATAACAACCACCTCCTTCAGTGGATACTTGGTGGGTATGGTGGCCCTGTCTCGGATCACTCTAGCAAGCTCAATAACTGTCTGCATGTTGGATACTGCTGTTTCAATCTTGCTATCAATCAGATCTTCCCTGTACAAGCATAAAGGTGCAATATCAAAGTGATTTCTCTAGGAGCTACTTGAAACATTTAGGGCAAATCCATTTGAAGAAAATTGTCCTTTTTGTAATGCTAGCCCcgattattttttcaatcttgACTTCAGTTCAAAAACTGCCTGAGCCATGAAAAATAGAGAACGTTACAACTGTCTATATGACTAGAAAACAAgtttacataattctaagaatTAAACTGAAGTAGGAACCTAGAATCACACAAATTCCTGAAGTTCTAGGATCAAACatatattacacatttatgaggTAATAAAAACGGCTGACACAAGTATGGTCCTCATTCAAAGAAATTGTTTAGCTCCATCAGTTAGTGAAGTTTCTATATTATCTTGTGAACAAGTTGGGTCTGTCTCTACCAGAACACTCAGTTCCTGATGTATCTAGTCAGTGAGGAAAGGGGTAATGGCCTTCAAGAGTACCATTTTGCTATCTTCTTCACTTATTGAAGTAGAGAACTTCTGTCACTGCCCCATCCCTCCCCCAGTTCCTTATCAATTACTACACTGCCCCCTTTTCATCATCCATCATTGTCCCTGTTCCCCTTCCTCCACCCACCTTGGTTTAGGCTGCATCAGGTAATGAACACTCCTTGTATCTTGTGTAGAGGTAGGATCTGTCTCTACTAGGTGTCTCAGGTTCTGGTACATATGCTCAGTGAGGAAGGGAGTGATGGGTGACATGATACGCACCATGCTGTACATCACACTGAAGAGAGCATGTAGGGCATCTTCACAGTCCTTGCTTCCACCTTCTccctataataaaaaaaaaaaaaaaaatccaataagtTCCCTCACTCAGTAAACAAGGGACAAAACAGAAAGCAAACATAGAGATACAGGCCTTGTCATAATACTTCTCTCTAACAACACCATCAGCCATCAGTTGAATGGAGCatgcaacaaaataattttcttcttcagAACACCACTGTTCTGAagaaaggtcaaggtcacagtgacatgctttcatcttactgaagtccttgttaacgcgaccacttcagtttaacttaatctaggttcatataatttggtgtgtatgatactagcatggatcccaggaattctattgattttcaggtccaaaggtcaagtcgccaccttccactttttttGCTCGACCAAAAACTCAATTTTCCGTGTTAAAGGGACCTCAATTAACACATTAATCTTTGTCCTTATCacaatattttccttcattTAACAAGCATTTTGGATACATCATATTATTCAAAGGACAACAAAACATTACAGCTACATAAATAGAGAAACAAAATCTTGTGTTAAATACCTTCAATCGTTTCCTGTTTGACCTGACGTACCAGTTGGTCAGCATATCTACAAACTTCACCAGTCTCACAATCACTGTATATAGGCGATATGCTGTCAACAATAAAAAGAAGCAATGTCAATGGCATGCGGGTGATTCAAGGCTCAGGTATGCAATGTTGTGGCAATCATACTTGGCTGGCATTGTGCTTGTTGAACTATTGCAAATACCCACAGGTTTGCTGCATCACCAATAACATACTGAAATTAATGctaaacaaatattattatgaTCTACTGAAACCACACAATTCAAATGTCcaagaaaaaattatcataatattCCAGCATATCTTGTGACTTTGAATAATGTCTAGTAGAAAAATGAGTGATAGAACTCACCAGCCATCTCCTGATGAAAGAACTTTGTGAGAGACTGTGTAAAGGAAAGGATCCACCTATCCATGATGTTATCTGATGGCTTGAAGGTATGCTCATTGTGAATGAACTTTACATTCTCATCCTGAATACaagatttataataaaaatatgtgtggATTACATAAACACAATCTCTTGAAACCCAAGTCTAGTTTGGGTATGAACTGAAAAATGATTAATAACAGATTAATCAATAAGAAGTCTAAGGAAAACTAAAATGATTAATGCACAAGAAGTGACATAAAAACCATAACAGAATCTTCCTTGGCTATTGAAATTCTGGTTGTGAACATAAGCAAGATTCTGTGAGGGTTATCATAAACCACATGTTCAGCGTCACCTGCCATAGAATAGGTCAAAATCAACCATTATGGCCTCCACATTAAGAATGGTTCAGAGCAAAATTATGAAGGAAATATCAGATTGGgagcctgtaacacaaagcttaggaTTTGATGGGCTTATCAGAATAAGAATACCTTGCAACTATCATGGTAAATCAAGAACATTTAGAACATTTCTTTCATACTAAAGGAATACTTAGAATTTGACTCTTACCCTTTCTAGTTTCTCTAAATTCTGCATGAGGAATCTGTATGCATTGAACCAAGGTAGAAAGATATCTTTGAGGACATCCCTGACTCCCGTTTCCTGGAAACGTAGATTTTCAGCTCGGACCACAGGTGAATTGATCAGGTACAGCCTATGATGCAAATGGGATAGATAAGTGAGATAAGACAGTGATCTTGAAATAGAAAGAAACTGATTCTAAGTTTCAAGTAATGGTGAAAGGTTATTTACATAGCTGCTGTGTGTGTATCTATATTTGCTGTAAGACATTGGAATAACTTTAATGATATATTGCCTCAAATCTGCTGAGCATCAGATACACTGCACACAGAAATGCATGAATGGGACTAAACACAAGTGGTTGGCCTGACAGTATTATGACCAGGTAGATAATGAATGTGACTGCATGTCATGAGCAGTCCTTGGCAGCAgacatttgcttttttattcatATGCTAATCTTCCCAAATACCATGGATTGTTGTTGGTAGGCCTTTCAACAATCCAATATTCCCAACAACTGTAGGGCCTTCAGAATGTTGGTCTATCATAGACTATAAAAATTTATTTCCTTCACTTCATTTACCAGTAAGATGTCTCTGCTACCAGAAATGTAAATGTTTAAGCGAACAAGTTTTGGTTTACAACATCTAGGCTCCATAAAAAGGAATTTGGCCATTGGTTGTAGAACAGATGAAATAATGCCTTGTATTAACCCTAGAGTACAATCACAGGGTTCCCagtttttcaagaaaacaaaattccctgattttttccctgatgaagtccCTTGATAATTATTAAAActcattcccagtttcgcatgttttctaagttgtttcagtgaattacatgtattttcagtattaaaaaaataaccagaaatattgtgatttgcgagggcacgcaacagaattgtatcgaaacatCATTGTGAAATgtctgggatggaataacacttgtcttaagagccttgcacataaactttaatgttgacctgaaaatgatctttgaccttaccatgtgacctccgactgcagcataacatgcaggtcgcctaagtccatctaccatccaagtttggttgaaaagtgacttacggttgcggagttaggtatCATAAGacagtcttgcatgtaaactttaacgttgacctgaaaatgacctttgaccttaccatgtgacctccgactgcagcataacattcAGGTCTcctaagtccatctaccatccaagtttggttgaaaagtgacttacggttgtggagttaggtgtcataagagtcttgcatgtaaactttaacgttgacctgcatgtaaactttaacgttgacctgaaaatgacctttgaccttaccatgtgacctccgactgcagcataacatgcaggtcccccaagtccatctaccatccaagtttggttgaaaagcgacttacggttgtggagttatgtgtcattaggtttgtgacggacggacgacatttggatccccaagtctcgccttcacctctggtgggcgagacaaaaaggagAAACACAACCCCTGTGTCCTCTTGATCTGCACAAATTGTAGAGTGAATTAATCATTGAATCTACCTGAGAGCATCTGCACCATACTTGGTGACGACGTTCATCGGGTCAGGATAATTCTTCTTACGCTTGCTCATCTTCTGTCCATCTGATGCTAAGATCAACCCATTGGCTATCAAGTTTTTGAAAGCAGGCTTGTCAAAGAGTGCCACAGATAACACGATCAAGGTGTAAAACCTAGCacagatatgaaaataaaaatttatgatCCTCTGTTCAGTGGGTGAATAACCAAATGAAACAACTATTAGAATAAATTATTTGTGATTTATTACCGTTGCTTTGTGGAAATTAGTGTCTGCAGCACTTGAAAAATTGGATTTGAATGTGTAATAAgtttaattatattttacttttgttttatgTGCGTCAGGACTAACAATTACAGTGTAAATGCATTGctttgtaattatgaaaattaaactgaactaaattgaaatgaatttgctttacatttatttgagacttcacatttatttatttgctatCCCAAACATATTTGAACCTGAAAGAGTGGAGCACTCATCTGCTGCGATGTCCAAATAAAAGCTGGAAATGATGCAATCTAAGATGTCTCTGACTTTTCATAATCATGAGTCACCAGCAAAAAAATATGCCAAATTATTGACAAATATTTGTTCTT
This genomic interval from Lytechinus pictus isolate F3 Inbred chromosome 3, Lp3.0, whole genome shotgun sequence contains the following:
- the LOC129257339 gene encoding isoleucine--tRNA ligase, cytoplasmic-like; amino-acid sequence: MVQPVPDHMNFPQEEEKILQLWKELDAFHSCLKQSKGKPRYSFYDGPPFATGLPHYGHILAGTIKDVVTRYAHQSGFHVERRFGWDCHGLPIEYEIDKKLGITGPDDVAKMGIETYNNECRKIVSRYAGEWEEIVTRLGRWIDFRKDYKTLYPWYMESVWWVFKQLYDKGLVYRGFKVMPFSTACNTPLSNFESGQNYKDVVDPAVIVNFPFDDEPGVSMIAWTTTPWTLPSNLALCVNPAMDYVKIKHKKDGKVYIMMEARLGALFKKEKEYEILAKFKGNTLKGRKYQPLFPYFAQLKETGAFKICTDGYVTDDSGTGVVHQAAFFGQDDYRVCIEHGIISKEQVVCPVDASGRFTSEVTDFVGQYVKDADKNIIKKLKELGRLVDSSSCKHSYPFCWRSDTPLIYKGVPSWFIRVETMVDRLLANNQTTYWVPEFVKEKRFANWLRDAHDWAISRNRYFGTPIPLWVSEDFEEIVCVGSIQELNELTGVDTTDLHRENVDKLTIPSKRPGKPPLRRISEVFDCWFESGSMPYAQMHYPFENKKEFEESFPANFIAEGIDQTRGWFYTLIVLSVALFDKPAFKNLIANGLILASDGQKMSKRKKNYPDPMNVVTKYGADALRLYLINSPVVRAENLRFQETGVRDVLKDIFLPWFNAYRFLMQNLEKLERDENVKFIHNEHTFKPSDNIMDRWILSFTQSLTKFFHQEMAAYRLYTVIVRLVKFVDMLTNWYVRSNRKRLKGEGGSKDCEDALHALFSVMYSMVRIMSPITPFLTEHMYQNLRHLVETDPTSTQDTRSVHYLMQPKPREDLIDSKIETAVSNMQTVIELARVIRDRATIPTKYPLKEVVVINTDQDCLDDVRSLEKYVIEELNVRKVTTSRDKGKYHVSLHAEPEHMILGKRLKGDFKKVSDMIRKLTDDQLQGFISKGEIEVDGHMLGKEDLRLSYSMAESAAGSSQYQAHSDGKILVLLDVTPDQSMVDEGVAREVINRIQKLRKKASLVPTDEITIFYNVEPASDRLTKIIPAHKEYIFNTIKQPLTLAPVPTGTEEIIRETFQLKGPSLELIIVKGHQEASGASSRAATAATASTNGPTPYCKFVNVELCDTKPSLGARCGRGTVLLENPPGDYLLTVDQLTHHVGVIFGLHGKKIQLYRSKNKSNGLNSSNVKSLLSLSGSTLYAYVS